One Echeneis naucrates chromosome 16, fEcheNa1.1, whole genome shotgun sequence DNA window includes the following coding sequences:
- the LOC115056767 gene encoding transmembrane and coiled-coil domain protein 3-like, with protein sequence MMPSANVSVRSLSEVEKYLSSRTDQSAEGSFLSFTGSMRRGSSENNLDWDLSDGILGPASGHEVQRSRSCLDSLQQKILKVTEQLKIEQAARNENVAEYLKLVNSADKQQLGRIKQVFEKKNQKSAQNIAQMQKKLEQYHRKMKDNEIQQSPSPHMPAVKHSTIPRESPRELLKDMTGSGRHPTMDKIKTIGPGVSLSPPFFFSKPRDFANLIRNKFGSADNIAHLKTTLDASSPLPTDGAGKGMSSSTSLVGKPKYPSDDECSSGSASISADSNGNPAGGGVSAGQGQGQGQLAGGDSQSRLALSLEEVKEIKDSQSQLEEHLEELKTQFKTEYDIISQTLQEERYRYERLEDQLNDLTELHQHEMADLKQELASIEERVAYQAHERARDIQEALESCQTRVSKLELQQQQQQQTVQLESHDARVLLGKSINIMLAIIAVILVCVSTAAKFAAPLTKSRYHVVATLLGICFLTIFWKNWDHLQHTVDRLLVFA encoded by the exons ATGATGCCCAGCGCCAACGTGTCGGTGCGAAGTTTGTCCGAAGTGGAGAAATACCTCAGCAGCCGGACG GATCAGAGTGCTGAGGGCAGTTTTTTGAGTTTTACTGGGTCAATGCGGCGAGGTTCTTCAGAGAACAATCTTGATTGGGACCTTAGTGATGGAATTCTTGGACCTGCTTCAGGCCACGAGGTCCAGCGTAGTCGCTCTTGTTTGGACAGCCTCCAGCAAAAGATACTGAAAGTCACAGAACAGCTGAAGATTGAACAGGCGGCACGAAATGAGAATGTAGCCGAGTATCTGAAGCTGGTGAACAGTGCAGACAAGCAGCAGTTGGGGCGCATCAAGCAGGTGTTTGAGAAGAAGAACCAAAAATCAGCTCAGAACATTGCTCAGATGCAAAAGAAGCTGGAGCAGTACCATCGGAAGATGAAAGACAATGAAATTCAGCAAAGCCCTTCCCCTCACATGCCCGCTGTCAAACACAGCACCATACCTAGGGAGTCACCCAGAGAGCTGCTGAAGGACATGACCGGCAGCGGCCGACACCCAACCATGGACAAAATCAAAACCATTGGGCCAGGTGTGTCTCTCTCGCCTCCTTTCTTCTTCAGCAAGCCCAGGGATTTCGCCAACCTCATCAGGAACAAGTTTGGCAGCGCTGACAACATCGCACACCTTAAGACTACACTGGACGCCTCCTCTCCGTTGCCCACAGACGGTGCAGGAAAGGGGATGAGTAGCAGCACGTCTTTGGTGGGGAAGCCCAAGTATCCCAGTGATGACGAGTGTTCCTCAGGGAGTGCCTCCATTTCAGCAGACAGTAATGGGAACCCAGCAGGGGGAGGGGTGTCAGCAGGGCAGGGGCAGGGGCAGGGGCAGCTAGCAGGGGGAGACAGCCAGAGCAGGCTCGCTCTAAGCCTGGAAGAGGTAAAGGAGATCAAAGATTCCCAGAGCCAGTTGGAGGAGCATTTGGAGGAGCTGAAGACTCAGTTCAAGACAGAGTATGACATCATCAGCCAAACACTCCAGGAAGAGAGATATAG ATATGAGCGTTTGGAAGACCAGCTGAATGACCTGACAGAGCTGCACCAGCATGAGATGGCCGATCTGAAGCAAGAACTGGCCAGTATTGAGGAGAGAGTGGCCTACCAGGCACACGAAAGAGCCAGAGACATACAG gaagcCCTCGAGTCGTGTCAGACGCGAGTGTCCAAGCTAGAGcttcagcaacagcagcagcagcagacggtCCAGCTCGAGAGCCATGACGCCCGAGTCTTGTTGGGAAAGAGCATCAACATCATGCTTGCCATCATCGCAGTCATCTTGGTTTGTGTCTCCACCGCTGCAAAGTTTGCCGCTCCACTGACGAAGAGCCGATACCATGTGGTGGCCACCTTGCTGGGGATTTGCTTTTTGACCATATTCTGGAAGAACTGGGACCATTTACAGCATACTGTAGACAGGCTGTTGGTGTTTGCCTGA
- the nr2c1 gene encoding nuclear receptor subfamily 2 group C member 1 codes for MDGQTQRIQLVSADNNMALGHRIQIVTDQQTGQKIQIVTALEPPSPGKQQFILANADYSPGGKVILAKQEGSPNKVILTTPDGSGVNQLLFASPELAGQQIQFVTEGSDQSIVKPVVEYCVVCGDKASGRHYGAVSCEGCKGFFKRSIRKNLVYTCRGSGECAINKLHRNRCQYCRLQRCIALGMKQDSVQCERKPVEVTTREKSVNCAASTEKIYIRKNLCSPLAATPTFVSDKETARSTSLLESSMLLNIQQPFSKLENTILIPASPDKDDPSQGDLGTLANVVTSLAHLNKSREASDAGNDLMGVETLSNGDSSMTDFQGDEQTASDITRAFDTLAKVLHPGDGSAGDSLEATMQLMSGDQSGPVVELEGLLLSDSHIPFKLMMPLPVPEYLNVNYICESASRLLFLSMHWARSIPAFQTLGGQDNDINLMKACWNELFALGLAQCSNVMNVGTILSAIISHLQTSLQEEKLSPERVKIVMEHIWRMQEFCNSMSKLAPDSYEYAYLKAIVLFSPDHPGIDNTPQIERFQEKAYMELQDYVTRTYPEDSYRLSKLLLRLPALRLISAAVTEELFFAGLIGNVQIDSIIPYILKMESTDYNSQAVSGV; via the exons ATGGATGGACAGACTCAAAGAATTCAGCTTGTATCAGCAGATAACAACATGGCTTTAGGACACAGAATCCAG ATTGTAACAGATCAGCAGACTGGTCAGAAGATACAAATTGTCACAGCCCTTGAGCCACCTTCCCCTGGAAAGCAGCAGTTTATTCTAGCAAATGCAGACTATTCCCCTGGTGGGAAGGTGATCCTGGCCAAGCAGGAGGGTTCGCCCAACAAGGTCATCCTTACTACTCCAGACGGCTCTGGAGTTAACCAGCTGTTGTTTGCCTCCCCTGAACTAGCAGGGCAGCAGATTCAG tttgtgaCTGAAGGCTCAGACCAATCCATTGTGAAACCAGTTGTGGAGTACTGCGTGGTTTGTGGAGATAAAGCTTCAG gCCGTCATTATGGAGCAGTTAGCTGTGAAGGTTGTAAAGGCTTCTTTAAACGCAGCATTAGGAAGAACTTAGTGTACACTTGCAGAGGCTCTGGAGAGTGTGCCATCAACAAGCTTCACAGAAATCGATGCCAATACTGTCGACTGCAGCGCTGCATAGCTCTGGGCATGAAACAAGATT ctgtACAGTGTGAGAGGAAGCCTGTGGAAGTGACCACCAGAGAGAAATCTGTCAACTGTGCTGCTTCCACTGAGAAAATCTACATCCGCAAGAACCTCTGTAGCCCCCTAGCTGCCACACCCACTTTTGTATCTGACAAGGAAACTGCTAG GTCTACGAGTTTACTTGAGTCAAGCATGTTGCTCAACATCCAACAACCCTTCTCCAAGCTGGAAAATACCATCTTGATCCCAGCATCCCCCGACAAG GATGACCCATCTCAAGGTGACCTTGGTACACTGGCAAATGTAGTGACTTCACTTGCCCACCTCAACAAGTCCAGGGAGGCAAGTGATGCCGGCAACGATCTCATGGGAGTTGAAACGCTTAGTAATGGCGACAGCTCAATGACAGACTTCCAAGGAGATGAGCAAACTGCAAGTGATATTACTCG AGCTTTTGACACCTTGGCCAAAGTGCTGCACCCTGGTGATGGCTCAGCAGGGGACTCCTTGGAGGCCACTATGCAGCTGATGTCTGGAGATCAGTCAGGTCCTGTGGTGGAACTTGAGGGACTTTTACTCTCTGACAGCCATATCCCTTTCAAG CTTATGATGCCTTTGCCTGTGCCAGAGTACCTCAATGTCAACTACATCTGTGAGTCAGCTTCCCGCTTACTTTTTCTCTCTATGCATTGGGCACGCTCCATACCTGCCTTTCAAACCCTTGG tggTCAAGACAATGACATTAACTTGATGAAAGCCTGCTGGAATGAACTGTTTGCCCTCGGTCTGGCACAGTGTTCTAATGTTATGAATGTTGGTACCATCTTAAGTGCCATTATCAGCCATCTGCAGACCAGCTTACAGGAAG AGAAGCTGTCTCCAGAGCGAGTAAAAATAGTAATGGAGCATATCTGGAGAATGCAGGAGTTCTGTAATAGCATGTCCAAGCTGGCCCCAGACTCTTATGAATATGCCTACCTCAAAGCCATCGTTCTCTTTAGTCCTG ACCACCCAGGCATAGATAACACCCCACAGATTGAGAGATTCCAGGAGAAGGCTTACATGGAGCTGCAGGACTACGTAACCAGGACATACCCAGAAGACTCATATCG GTTATCCAAGCTGTTGCTACGACTTCCAGCCCTCAGGCTGATAAGTGCAGCTGTTACAGAGGAGCTTTTTTTCGCTGGGCTCATCGGCAACGTGCAGATTGACAGCATTATCCCTTACATCCTCAAAATGGAGTCCACTGATTATAATAGCCAGGCAGTCTCTGGTGTCTGA